In Lolium rigidum isolate FL_2022 chromosome 3, APGP_CSIRO_Lrig_0.1, whole genome shotgun sequence, the genomic window GTTTACCGATAACAGCAAAGGTTGATGTGTACAGCTACGGAGTCGTCCTCCTTGAACTAGTAACAGGAACAAGAATTCTCGACTTTGTTGTGGGTTTGGAGGAGGATGTCCATCTGGTGCTCAAGAAGTTTGTTAAGATGCTTTCATACAGGCTGGACGGGGAGGAACCATTGTGGTTAGCAGAGTTTGTAGATTTCAGACTGGTTGACAACTTCAGCTACGTTCAAGTGAAAGAACTGATAAAGATAGCTGTTTCATGCCTGAAGGAGGATAGGAAGAAAAGGCCAACAATGGAATCAATAGTGGAGAGCCTCCTTTCAGTTGAAGAAGCTGAAAATTAGTGAAGCAACGATATTCTAAATGAAGTCTGTTTCAGTTTGAAGATAGTACTGCGTTGATTTGTAAGCATCATACTGCATATAGTTGTATACTTGTGTATAGGCATCACATGTTATGCGGTAATTGAGTGACGTATGTACTAGTGGTTCCTGTGTACATTCAGTCctttcttttgcaaaattatacgaGAACATATTGTAAATCTGACAACGGTAAAACAAATCAGGCTTTTATGTATCATGTCTGTGCTAGCCTGTGGTATCATCTGATAACTGCTTGCCAAAATGTTTACTTaatttactttatttcattttttacTTTTCCCccttatattatcatcttctatgATAGAAGGTTTTTCATGTGAAAACTCAGGGAAATGCAGCAGGAGTGCATACAGTATCCCAATCCAATTGCTGCCCCAAGTCAGCTATGATACCACTGACAAACCTAATGATTTCAACAAGCAGAACAAATCCAAGTACAGCTCGTCTAACACCTACTACATCAGGTAAACTTTAGAAACCTTTTGCAGTCTATGCATAACTTCCTGCTATGCATTAACGAAGGTATAACTTACTGGTTCTAATTTCTAAACAAAAGACATAGGAGTATTTTCTTTTTGGCAAATAAAAGACATGGTTAGTTGTGACAGAAGCTTGTATATATGTACATACGAACACTAAAGGAATTCCGAAATAAATAGAATCATATATCTGGATACTGATGACCTCTGGACTCATCATCTGCAGAGATGAGCATCTGCACTACATTCTTCATACCAGGCCTTTTGTTTCTATCTTCCTCTAGACACGAGATAGCCAATTGGGCAATCATCTTAGCTTGCACATGATTAAATTGGCCATCCAGCCGTTCATCCACCAGGTCCAGAATCCACCCTACATCATCAAGCTTCGATCTGTCGACGATCATCTTAACTACAGCTCTCACATCAGTTTCCAGCCCCTGTGCCCCATCCACCACCCAATCTGAAACCCTCCTCCCTTTCATCAGTTCCAGGAGCACCACACCATAGCTATACACGTCGACCTTCTCGGTGACCGGGAGGCTGGAGATCCACTCGGGCGCCATGTACCCCCTTGTTCCTCGGATCCGCGACAAGCCCGAGTCAGACCCGTCTCTGTTGAGCAGCTTCGCCAGCCCAAAGTCGGTGATCTTGGGCTCCATTTCATCGTCTAGCAGTATGTTCTCAGGCTTCATGTCGCAGTGGATAATCCACTCTAGGCACTCGTTATGAAGATAGGCCAACCCTTTCGCCACGCCGAGGGCAATGTTAAACCTCTGCTTCCATCCTAGGAGCTTGCCAGAACTTTGGAACAGCACGTTTGCTAGCGATCCGTTGTCGACATACTCGTAGACAAGGATCCGGTGCACGCCTTCTGAGCAGAATCCCCACATCCTCACCAAATTCATATGGTAAATCCTGCCGATCGCGCTCAGCTCGGCCTGGAACACTTCCTCGCTCTGGCTCACGTCCTGCAGCACCTTGACGGCCACCGTCCTCTCGTCGTCCAGGACCCCCTTGTAGACGATACCAGAACCGCCGTGGCTGCGGAACTTCCTGGTCGCCCTCTGCAGCTCCGAGTAGGTGTATGCCCGGAAATGGCTGGTGATCATCCTGTACCCTTCCTCCACAGCCAAGAGCTCTGACGGCCTGGACAGTATTCCTTTCTTGGAGAAGAGCCAGCACCCAAAGGCTATCACAAACACCTCGATCACCAAGAATGCGGACAGGAAtccgtagaagtagaaccatagcgaCTTGCGCTGGCTGCTGCTCGCCCTTGCTGTACTGGAGACGTTGAGCAAGAACTCCGGTGGTAAGCCTGCGCCGCCTTGGCATCGGGCGATGTCCTCGTCGGTGGCAAGGCCGCTGATGCCATCGGTCTGCCACTGGTGGACGTTCGCCGCCGGCACATCGAAATCGGCGGGCACCTTGATGTACGCCGCGCCGGGCATGCCGGGGAACGTCCTGCCGTTGAACATGAGGCTCTTGGGGTAGCACTCCCCTTTGCCCTGCTTGTACTGGAACACGACGCAGGACGGCTCGCCGACGCACTGCGCCTGGCAGGCGTCCAGCGACAGGAACTCGCTGTTGTTGAGGTCGAAGCCCCAGAAGTCGGTGTGCGGAAGCTCCACGAACTTCACGTGGTCACGGGCTACGCCGGTGGGGTTTCCGAACGTCGGGCGGCACCCTCTGCTCCAGTCGCTCCGGTCGGCGCGGTCGTGGCCGGGGGCGCAGACGCAGGACGGCGAGGGCGTGTAGAGGCACACCGCGTTGGCGCCGCACACGCCGTGGATGATGCAGGGGTTAGGGAATGCCATCCAGGACACGGACCACGTGTTCCCGCGGGCGTCCAGGCTGTACATCCGGAGGTTGCCGTCCGTGTCGAGCGTGAGCCTCCTGGTGACTCCGGCGGCGCCGAGATCGGCGGCGTCGAAGGTGGCGTTGTCGCTGGCGAGGAAATGGCCCGAGGAATCGAAGCCGGCCTGGCGGCTGAAATTGTAGATCTTGCGGCTGTTCTGCCAGTAGCTGAAGTAGGGGTTGGGCCAGTAGATGCTGGACACCTGGCCGCCGTCGTCGTACACCAGCGAGAGCATGGCGTAGTCGCTGAAGCGGAAGCCGTAGTGGCCCGGCGCGAGGAGCCTGCCGGAGGAGACGAGGCCGTTGGCGCCGACGGTCTGGGCGGGGAGCAGGGTGTCGGTGGGGTGGTCGAAGCTCTGCCACAGGACGGCCCCCCGGGCGTCCTCGACGGCGAGGCTGCCGGTGTCCCGGAGCCTCGCCCGCGCGGCGCCGTCGCGGGCGGTGGAGTTCCAGACGACCTCGCCGTCGTAGTCGGTGAGGACGAGCGCGCCGCGGCGGCCGTCGAGCGCGAGGCGGGAGCCCTGGCTGTGCACGACCCGGCGCGCGGTGGGGCCGGCGGCGGCTGACCAGACGACGGCGCGGTCGGCCACGGCGGAGCGCGCGAACCAGACGGAGAAGGTGAAGACGGTGGGGGAGACGGCGTGGAAGCCGCAGGCGAACGCGCCGTTCGGGGAGACGAGGACGTCGGAGGCGTGGTCCTCGACGGCGATCGAGGAACCACGCGGCAGGCTGTCGCGGTCGCGCTGCGGCCCCGCCCGCCCGACCGCGAGGACGGTGAGTACAAGAAGCAGAGTATAGGTGGTCATGGCGGTGCTGAGCTGAGCTTGGATGCTTGATCAGTGATGAGGCCGGGACAAAACAATGGTCAGTGACGTGCTCAGTGCTGTCGCTGCCACTGCCACTGCCACTAGGGAAAGAATTGTTTGGCCTCGGCCGAATCGAAACATGAAAGATAGGAAATTTtgacaaaagagaccacctgccccaattcattgacaaaaaagaccacaTCTGAGcaaaattgacaaaaaagaccacgTTGTGTGTGGCGGCAGAGCCCCCAAGCGACACATGGAGGATGCCGCCGGGGTGTGTGGCGGCAGGGGCCCGCCGCCGCTGTGCGTGGCGGCACGTTGGCGCCGGCCGTGCGCCGTCAGCTGCCGTCTTCGctggtgggccatgccgccccTCTGTGTGGCGGCATGTCGACGTGgatagggatggcacccgcagggtatgggtacgggtagagtcATCCCGTGCCCGCATCCGTCGCCACCAATCTTACccgtcacccgtacccatacccgtcaacgggtacaagtttttcccatacccgtcacccgccagggtaaatgggtacccgcgggtaaaaaatACCCGTGTTTATAACACATCAAATTGATCTAAAAAATATGACAGGAGGTGAAGCAATCCT contains:
- the LOC124696290 gene encoding putative receptor protein kinase ZmPK1, with amino-acid sequence MTTYTLLLVLTVLAVGRAGPQRDRDSLPRGSSIAVEDHASDVLVSPNGAFACGFHAVSPTVFTFSVWFARSAVADRAVVWSAAAGPTARRVVHSQGSRLALDGRRGALVLTDYDGEVVWNSTARDGAARARLRDTGSLAVEDARGAVLWQSFDHPTDTLLPAQTVGANGLVSSGRLLAPGHYGFRFSDYAMLSLVYDDGGQVSSIYWPNPYFSYWQNSRKIYNFSRQAGFDSSGHFLASDNATFDAADLGAAGVTRRLTLDTDGNLRMYSLDARGNTWSVSWMAFPNPCIIHGVCGANAVCLYTPSPSCVCAPGHDRADRSDWSRGCRPTFGNPTGVARDHVKFVELPHTDFWGFDLNNSEFLSLDACQAQCVGEPSCVVFQYKQGKGECYPKSLMFNGRTFPGMPGAAYIKVPADFDVPAANVHQWQTDGISGLATDEDIARCQGGAGLPPEFLLNVSSTARASSSQRKSLWFYFYGFLSAFLVIEVFVIAFGCWLFSKKGILSRPSELLAVEEGYRMITSHFRAYTYSELQRATRKFRSHGGSGIVYKGVLDDERTVAVKVLQDVSQSEEVFQAELSAIGRIYHMNLVRMWGFCSEGVHRILVYEYVDNGSLANVLFQSSGKLLGWKQRFNIALGVAKGLAYLHNECLEWIIHCDMKPENILLDDEMEPKITDFGLAKLLNRDGSDSGLSRIRGTRGYMAPEWISSLPVTEKVDVYSYGVVLLELMKGRRVSDWVVDGAQGLETDVRAVVKMIVDRSKLDDVGWILDLVDERLDGQFNHVQAKMIAQLAISCLEEDRNKRPGMKNVVQMLISADDESRGHQYPDI